CAGCCAAACAGAAAATCGCCGAGGTTGACGCAGAAAAACAAACCTAAAAATGTTACGTTAACCGAGCGTCCTCTGCGCTCGGTTTTTCATTATTCTTGCTATACTACCAAAAGTTCGCTTTTCTTTGAGTTATGCCCATCAACACTGATCCTCACATTCACCAGAATGTGATGTGCGCAAATGTGTACATCCGAAAAGGTGATAAGTATCTACTGCTCAAGCGCTCACCCAAGAAGCGGTTTTTGCCAAATCTCATTAATCCCATTGGCGGAAAAATTGAGCCCAACGAAAACCCTTACCAAGCCGCACTCCGCGAAGTGCAAGAAGAGGCCGGGATTACGCTGAAGAACCTTCGGTTAGAGGCGGTGATTCTGGAAATTCAACCCTACAAGGATAAGCCGCACAACTGGCTGGTCTTCCATTTTTCTGCGGATTGGGACGCTGGTGAGCTGCAGCCCACAGAAGAAGGCGAGTTCATGTGGTTCACCGCCGCTGAGATTCCACAGCAACCTCTTTTCCCGTCCGTGCGGGAAATTATTCACCATATCCTGAACCCAAAGGATGGCACGGTTTTCGCCACGATATCCTATGATGAGAAAGGGAAGGTGGTGAACGTAGAAAAACAACTTTGCCTATGACGGACATAGAACTCCTCCACGTTATGGATGAACAAGGTAATGTGCTCCGCACAGTGACCCGTGAAGAGGCGGAGCGGGATAACCACCTGACCCCGAACGCTATCATGTTTATTTTTACGCCCAAAGGTGAAGTTTGGATCCAAAAGCGGGCGAAGACCAAGAAGCACTTCCCCGGGGTGTGGGATATTTCCGCGTGTGGCGGGATAGTCCACGATGAGAAACCAGAAGAGAGCGCACGGCGGGAAATGGAAGAGGAGATGGGCTTCACTTGCAAGCTGCATTTCGTAGAAGCATTTTTGAACGAATTCCCAGGGGAAGACGGCTCGCTACGGCGGCGGCTATCCCATCTCTTCATTGGCGTGAGTGACAAAATTCCGCAGGTGAACGAAGAAGTAGAAGAGTTTGCGGCAGTGTCTGTGACTGAACTGGTGAAAAGGATTCAAAGCCAGCCGGCAATGTACGTTCCCTCATTCCTGATGGAACTGGAGAAGGCGCGGGTAGCTGCCCAAGCTTTGGGTTTCCTACAGTAGCCACCTCGTCAGTTGCCCTGTGGTTGGTTAATGTTAGTATTGAATCATGCTAAGTCTTTTCCGCAACAATTCATTTCTTGGCATGCTACACTAAGATTTATGAAGAGCAAGCAAATCATCACCAACGTCGCAAACCTCGTCCGCAAAAAGTTTGAGGGTGAGGGTTCAGGCCATGACTGGTGGCACATTCTCCGGGTTTGGAACATGGCCAAACATCTGAACCAGGAAGAACGGGCTGATGCTTTTGTGGTGGAACTTTCGGCGCTCTTGCACGACATTGCAGATTGGAAATTCCACGACCGAGACGAATCGGTTGGGCCACGGGTAGCGCGGGAGATACTTACAAAGCAAGGGGTACAAGCCGCAACAATTGATCACGTGTGTGATATTGTGGCGAACATCTCCTACAAAGGCGCAGGTGTGCAAAATGGCATCAGTACTTTGGAAGGCAAAATTGTCCAGGATGCTGACCGTTTAGATGCCCTTGGCGCGATTGGCATTGGACGCACATTTGCATACGGCGGGCATGTGGGGCACGCCATGTACAATCCAGAAGAAAAACCTGTACTGCACCAAACCAAAGAAGCATACAGCAAAAGTACAGCCTCAACGGTCGGCCACTTCTACGAAAAACTCTTACTCCTCAAAGATCGGATGAATACGAAGACCGCGAAACAGTTGGCGAAAGACCGACACAAGTTCATGGAAACCTTCTTGGCGGAGTTTTATAAGGAGTGGGAGGGGGAGCTATAAAAAATCCTTCGCCAGTAGAGCGAAGGTTGTAGCATTCGGTGAAAAAAGAATTAGATCTGCAATGGTACCCCAAGCTTGTCAGCGATTTGCTTGATCCATTTTTCATGCCGGTCAACACGGTGTACTTGGACAACGAGCTCTTGGAAAAAAGTATCAGCCTTTTTGGCGTAGGCATCTACTGAACTAATAAGCGAAGACACCTTTTCATCAAGGCGTTTTTCGGTATCTGCCAAATCTTGCTTTGTAGCAAAAGCATTGCTGAGACCATCAATTAGTTGGGTGATTTCTTCCTTGTTTAACATAGCTTCCTTAGAGTACCGAAAAGCGGTTTTCTCGTCAAACCGGTTGATTATCCATCTTGTACGCTTTTCTTACGGGGTCCCCACGAATGTGGCGCGGAGTCCTGCCGCAGGACGAGCACGCGTTCGTGGGGCAAAGCGAGGCTTCGCGCGACGGGCGGAGCGGAGACGTAGCAACGTCTACGCGCAGCTCTGAGCGCGAAACGAGCTGGTGCGTCCAGAGGGAATCGAACCCCCAACCTTGGGCTTAAGAGGCCCCTGCTCTGCCAGTTGAGCTATGGACGCGTGCCAGACTATTGTACTTATTCTGCAGCGCAATGCAAGCCTTTCGGTTATCCAGTTGACCTATCAAACGTAAAAGAGTGAAATTGGACAACAAAATGAAAGGCCCTTTGAAAGGCGCCAACGTGCCACGTGCGAAGCATGGCGCTGCTGGCCTCATCATCGAGAAGAAAAAATGAAGTACCTTGGGCGACGTAGCAATGCGCCGCCTTCTTCATCTGCAAAAAAGCCGAGTTGTGTAAACTCGGCTGTAGTAACGGTCTGCTATTTTCCGTAGTACATATGGACTAAGGAGATAGCAAGGTACTCAGGAAAAGATCGGCACGAGCGAATTTGGAAACCAATACGAACTGTGCCATCCATCGTATTGAACCCTGCATTGTAACCATCGCCACATTGCGCAAGGAATGCGGAGCCCCATGCACAGGCACTTTTTTTAATGACCTTTTGCACATGATCAATTGCAGCATCCACAGACTGGAACGTTTTCCAAGGACCATAACCATTGAAGTAGGAATTTGGCCTCCCAGGTTCTGGCGCATGCCATCCACCAATGAAGAGCACGGGGTAGCTCGCGCTTTGGTCCTTGAACACTGGAGGCAAATGTAGGCTGAAGTCTGAACTCGTCCTGTCCAGCATTTTCACGGCCAATTCTTGCGTTGCATCCAGTACCGTTGGCATAGCTACAGTTAAGTACTGCTTGAGTAGTGCCGGTGAATCAACTTCAACCAGAAATTCTTGCACTTTGTGAATGGGCATTGGCGCCCTCCTTTCAAACTTTTTTCTACTATTTTGGATACTTCTTCTTATCATTCCACCGAAAGTTTGTCAAAGCATATAAGCATATAAAAAAGCCGAGTTGTGTAAACTCAGCTTTGAAAGTACATTGAACTCCTTACAGCCCGCGTATTGCATCTCTCCGAATGTCGAGACTAATTATAACTCCAGGGATGAGACTCTCAGCTCGTTGCCGCATCTGGTCCAAGAAAGGTTCAAGTGCGCAACGTTGGCAACTCAGACTCGCCGTCGTATCAACCCGTGGAATGGGTGTTTCCAGCAGCGTGTGAAATTTCTTCCTGGCACCCGCCTCAAGTGCATCTTGATTCTGATATATACGGTGGAGCTCAAGTAGTCGCGCAGTGTCCGGCATTACCCAGGCCCACATCGTGCTGCCGTCAACTGATACCCTATAGTACTCCGCCACCTTTTCACCATGCCAAGTGAAAAAGAAACCATCACCCATCCGATCCAACAATTCATTTTCTGGGACGCAGATAACCTCATCATGTGAAGCATGATTGATGAGCAGCGGCAGGCTAAAGCCGGCTTGCCAGATCAAAGTACCCACTACCAAGTGTGCCCAAGTCAATTTGTCAGACACCATCGGAAATAAACTAAATGCGAAACCGACCAATATTCCTAATACCAGAATGAAGCCCCGGTCAACCGTCATGCCGCCCCATACGCTTGTGCCTAACCATAGAAGCACCCAAATCCCACTGGTCAAAACGAAATTCGTTATGAGCCACTTTTTAAAACTCATACCTTCTCCTTGTTTTTATCATCGGCTTAATTTTACTCTTCTTCAATTTCCCCAAGCTCTTTTTTGAGCTGCGTGATTTTCTCTTCGTTACGTATTTCAGCACTCACGACTTTATTTACAGCAAGCAGCCAGGCCCCAAACCAGATCAAAACGAACGCAACAAGGAAGAAGACATTTTCAATAATGACTGCTACCTCAGGGTTGCTGTCTGCCCATATCCGAATAAACATTGGAACCGGAAACATCATCAGCGTGCAATACAATACTGAGATGACCCAAAAGACGAACTTCTGTTTCTCAATCTTTCTCTTAAGCCTCTGGATCTCTTGCCGTTTGTCCTCATCGGTCTCAAACATTTCTACCTCATTTCGAATTACTCTTTGTTTTCCAAATACCCACAGACACAAATAATGAGAATGAAAAACCCCTCAATAATCCACGACCAATACAAAACCAATGGATTCTCAGTAATTTTAATAACAATTTGCGCACGGTCTGGAAGAATGAACATAGCAACCTCTGCAATAGCAATAAAAACTAGTATGGCGCGTGGACCAGAGGAAACCCATATGATTCTTCTGACCCGCTGAGTAAGCGGTTTGTCATTCCTGAAAAGCAGCCGGAAATCATT
This Patescibacteria group bacterium DNA region includes the following protein-coding sequences:
- a CDS encoding NUDIX domain-containing protein, producing the protein MTDIELLHVMDEQGNVLRTVTREEAERDNHLTPNAIMFIFTPKGEVWIQKRAKTKKHFPGVWDISACGGIVHDEKPEESARREMEEEMGFTCKLHFVEAFLNEFPGEDGSLRRRLSHLFIGVSDKIPQVNEEVEEFAAVSVTELVKRIQSQPAMYVPSFLMELEKARVAAQALGFLQ
- a CDS encoding NUDIX domain-containing protein, encoding MPINTDPHIHQNVMCANVYIRKGDKYLLLKRSPKKRFLPNLINPIGGKIEPNENPYQAALREVQEEAGITLKNLRLEAVILEIQPYKDKPHNWLVFHFSADWDAGELQPTEEGEFMWFTAAEIPQQPLFPSVREIIHHILNPKDGTVFATISYDEKGKVVNVEKQLCL
- a CDS encoding HD domain-containing protein; the protein is MKSKQIITNVANLVRKKFEGEGSGHDWWHILRVWNMAKHLNQEERADAFVVELSALLHDIADWKFHDRDESVGPRVAREILTKQGVQAATIDHVCDIVANISYKGAGVQNGISTLEGKIVQDADRLDALGAIGIGRTFAYGGHVGHAMYNPEEKPVLHQTKEAYSKSTASTVGHFYEKLLLLKDRMNTKTAKQLAKDRHKFMETFLAEFYKEWEGEL